The Ficedula albicollis isolate OC2 unplaced genomic scaffold, FicAlb1.5 N00856, whole genome shotgun sequence DNA window CCGTAGCCTGCGGCCACCACCTGCACACCCCCATGTTCTTCTTCCAGCTCAATCTGACCCTGACTGACCTAGGCTGCATCTGCACCACTGTGCCCAAAGCCATGCAAAATTCCCTCTGGGACACCAGGAACATCTCCTATGAAGGATGTGCTGCacaggtgtttttctttctgttcttcatcTCAGCAGAATACTATCTCCTGACCATCATGTGCTATGAGTGCTACGTGTCCATCTGCAAACCACTGCACTACGGGaccctcctgggcagcagagcttgtgcccacatggcagcagctgcctgggccagTGCCTTTCTCTATGTTCTGCTGAACATAGTGAATACAttttccctgcccctgtgccatgGCAATGCCCTGGGCCAGTTCTTCTGTGAAATCCCACAGATCCTCAAACTCTCCTGCTCACACTCCTACTTCAGGGAACTTGGGCTTCTTGCTGTTTCTGTCTGTTTAGGATTTGCTTGTTTTGTGTTCATTGTTTTCTCCTATGTGCAGAtcttcagggctgtgctgaggatcccctctgagcagggacggcacaaagccttttccacctgcctccctcacctggctgtggtGTCCCTGTTTGTCAGCACTGGTATATTTACCTACCTGAAGCccccctccatctcctccccatccctggatctgACCCTGTCGGTTCTGTACTCGGTGGTGCCTCCAGCCCTGAACCCCCTCATCTACAGCCTGAGGAACCAGGAGCTCAAGGATGGCttgaggaaaattattattaatatttttcagaaggaatAAACTCTCATTCTCCTGTGTAGCTGTTACAATGGTactcacccccccccccccccccccccccccccccccccccccccccccccccccccccccccccccccccccccccccccccccccccccccccccccccccccccccccccccccccccccccccccccccccccccccccccccccccccccccccccccccccccccccccccccccccccccccccccccccccccccccccccccccccccccccccccccccccccccccccccccccccccccccccccccccccccccccccccccccccccccccccccccccccccccccccccccccccccccccccccccccccccccccccccccccccccccccccccccccccccccccccccccccccccccccccccccccccccccccccccccccccccccccccccccccccccccccccccccccccccccccccccccccccccccccccccccccccccccccccccccccccccccccccccccccccccccccccccccccccccccccccccccccccccccccccccccccccccccccccccccccccccccccccccccccccccccccccccccccccccccccccccccccccccccccccccccccccccccccccccccccccccccccccccccccccccccccccccccccccccccccccccccccccccccccccccccccccccccccccccccccccccccccccccccccccccccccccccccccccccccccccccccccccccccccccccccccccccccccccccccccccccccccccccccccccccccccccccccccccccccccccccccccccccccccccccccccccccccccccccccccccccccccccccccccccccccccccccccccccccccccccccccccccccccccccccccccccccccccccccccccccccccccccccccccccccccccccccccccccccccccccccccccccccccccccccccccccccccccccccccccccccccccccccccccccccccccccccccccccccccccccccccccccccccccccccccccccccccccccccccccccccccccccccccccccccccccccccccccccccccccccccccccccccccccccccgagcagGCGTCAGCACCcccatggtgctgctgtggggagatgGAGCTGAGTGAGCACAAATGCCATCAGCCCCTGGGGCCAGCAAGGGCTGAGGGACAGCAGGCAAACCACTCAGGTTTGTCGTGGCcactgtgaccacttccctggggagcctatTCCAGTGTCCATCAACCCTCTGGGTAAAGaatctttttctaatatccaacctaaaccttccctgacacagccTCAGGTCActtcctctggtcctgtcactgtcaccacagagaggagatcagtgtctgcccctcctgtTCTCCTTATGAGGAagttgtgactgcagtgagggcTCCCCTCAGTCTCCACTTCCCCACATGAccagaccaagtgacctcagctccTTGTAAACAGCCCATCTTTGTTTGCCCTTGCCTCTCGGGCCCCACTCCCCATTTCTGTTCCTGACTTGGCACCATGGGAATGTCCCTTGAGGAGCAGGATCATCCTACAAGTGCTTCAGGAATTGTCTGCAGGGTCCTGCAGTGCCTCGTGCTGCTGTTGCCCGATCCGAAGGAAACACAAACAACCGAAGTCGTTTATGCGGTGCTTTATTGAGGGCCCGGGAGCCTGTGGACTAGCGTCCAGAGACAGAGCCCCATCTTGCAGAAAATTTACAGGGTTTTTATATGTTTCTGTACATGATTTCTTCATCCTAACAAATTCTTACTTCATTTTCAATACCTGGTACCATAATCTCTCTGACATTTAAGTTTCTGCCAAAAGGTACATTCCCTAGATAAATGGATACACTCCTTAAGATAAGTAATTATTTCTTAACTACACTGCTTACATTACGAAATTTGCTATAAAGTTCATCTACCGGTTACATGAGGCCTATTGAGCCTTAGCATAACTACTACTACTAATGTCAACTAACATTAATTAAAAGGCTTACTACTATCTTAATACAGTTTACTGAATCAAAATGGCAACACTGCTGCCTTGCCAGAGGCACCTCAGGCCAGGGGGGCATATCTGGGCTGGTGTATCTGGGTGTGGGGCTCCCTGTTCTGGGcagtgaggaggggctggagaggctcTGCAAGACTGACAGGATGGGCTTTGGGGCTGTGTGGAGAAGCTGAGGGACCTGTGCTGCTGGACCTTCTGAAAAAGGCCCAGGGCTAATCCTGCAACTGCTCCAGGCGTGgtttcagagaatcacagaatcagccaggctggaaaaggccttGGGGATCATCAAGTACAACCTGTGACCTGACACCACCTTGTTTCCCTGA harbors:
- the LOC101821779 gene encoding olfactory receptor 14J1-like, whose amino-acid sequence is MFFFQLNLTLTDLGCICTTVPKAMQNSLWDTRNISYEGCAAQVFFFLFFISAEYYLLTIMCYECYVSICKPLHYGTLLGSRACAHMAAAAWASAFLYVLLNIVNTFSLPLCHGNALGQFFCEIPQILKLSCSHSYFRELGLLAVSVCLGFACFVFIVFSYVQIFRAVLRIPSEQGRHKAFSTCLPHLAVVSLFVSTGIFTYLKPPSISSPSLDLTLSVLYSVVPPALNPLIYSLRNQELKDGLRKIIINIFQKE